One window of Camelina sativa cultivar DH55 chromosome 4, Cs, whole genome shotgun sequence genomic DNA carries:
- the LOC104779762 gene encoding allene oxide cyclase 2, chloroplastic-like yields MASSVMSLQSIYMTTLNNLSCNNKSHLSSLLGFSRSSQSLGISSNGLNFFSRSSFTPKKNLTPTRALSQDSRPSKVQELSVYELNELDRHSPKILKNAFSLMFGLGDLVPFTNKLYTGDLKKRVGITAGLCVVIEHVPEKNGDRFEATYSFYFGDYGHLAVQGPYLTYEDSFLAITGGSGIFEGAYGQVKLQQLVYPTKLFYTFHLKGLANDLPKELTGTPVPPSKDVKPAAEAKALETSGVISNYTN; encoded by the exons ATGGCTTCCTCTGTTATGTCTCTCCAATCTATCTATATGACAACTCTCAACAATCTGTCCTGCAATAACAAATCTCATCTAAGCTCTCTTCTTGGTTTCTCTAGATCCTCCCAGAGTCTTGGAATCTCATCCAACGGTCTAAATTTCTTCTCTCGATCAAGTTTCACTCCCAAGAAGAACCTCACTCCTACCCGAGCTCTCTCCCAAGACTCTAGACCAA GTAAAGTTCAAGAACTAAGCGTGTACGAGCTCAATGAACTAGATAGACACAGCCCTAAAATTCTGAAAAACGCCTTCAGCTTAATGTTCGGTCTCGGCGATCTTGTCCCATTCACAAACAAACTCTACACCGGCGATCTCAAGAAGCGTGTGGGAATCACCGCCGGTCTCTGCGTCGTGATCGAACACGTCCCCGAGAAGAACGGTGACAGATTCGAAGCTACGTACAGCTTCTACTTCGGAGACTATGGCCACTTAGCCGTACAAGGACCGTACTTGACTTACGAGGACTCGTTCTTGGCCATCACTGGTGGCTCTGGAATCTTTGAAGGTGCGTATGGACAGGTTAAGCTTCAGCAGCTTGTGTACCCGACGAAACTGTTCTACACTTTTCACCTTAAAGGGTTGGCTAATGATTTGCCTAAGGAGCTTACCGGAACGCCAGTTCCTCCGTCTAAGGATGTGAAGCCGGCGGCGGAAGCTAAGGCGTTGGAGACCAGCGGAGTTATAAGCAATTATACTAATTAG
- the LOC104779760 gene encoding allene oxide cyclase 2, chloroplastic gives MASSAMSLQSVSMTNINNQFHRSSLLGFSKSFQSIGILSNGLNFSSRSSFTPKKNLTPTQALSQNGNIENSRKSKVQELSVYELNELDRHSPKILKNAFSLMFGLGDLVPFTNKLYTGDLKKRVGITAGLCVVIEHVPEKNGDRFEATYSFYFGDYGHLSVQGPYLTYEDSFLAITGGTGVFEGAYGQVKLQQLVYPTKLFYTFYLKGLANDLPEELTGTPVTPSKDVKPASEAKALEPSGVISNYTD, from the exons atggcttcttctgCCATGTCTCTCCAATCTGTGTCTATGACAAATATTAACAATCAATTTCATCGAAGCTCTCTTCTTGGTTTCTCTAAATCCTTTCAGAGTATTGGTATCTTATCTAACGGTCTAAATTTCTCCTCTAGATCAAGTTTCACTCCCAAGAAGAACCTCACTCCTACTCAAGCTCTCTCCCAAAACGGGAATATCGAAAACTCCAGAAAAA gTAAAGTTCAAGAACTAAGCGTGTACGAGCTCAACGAACTAGATAGACACAGCCCTAAAATACTCAAAAACGCCTTCAGCTTAATGTTCGGTCTCGGCGATCTTGTCCCATTCACAAACAAACTCTACACCGGCGATCTCAAGAAGCGCGTGGGAATCACCGCCGGTCTCTGCGTCGTGATCGAACACGTTCCCGAGAAGAACGGTGACAGATTCGAAGCCACTTACAGCTTCTACTTCGGAGACTACGGCCACTTGTCAGTACAAGGACCGTACTTGACTTACGAGGACTCGTTCTTGGCCATCACTGGTGGCACAGGAGTCTTCGAAGGTGCGTACGGACAGGTTAAGCTTCAACAGCTTGTGTACCCGACGAAACTGTTCTACACTTTTTACCTTAAAGGGTTGGCTAATGATTTGCCTGAGGAGCTTACCGGAACGCCAGTTACGCCGTCTAAGGATGTGAAGCCGGCGTCGGAAGCTAAGGCGTTGGAGCCCAGTGGAGTTATAAGCAATTATACTGATTAg
- the LOC109132609 gene encoding protein IDA-LIKE 1, with amino-acid sequence MSLPSSSFSEHCLSHKTMFITLYIVFLLCFGSYNATARVGPIKVSETEIVQTGSRSSRQEIIGGFEFKGRVFHLFSKRVLVPPSGPSMRHNSVVNNLRH; translated from the coding sequence AtgtctcttccttcttcttctttctccgaACATTGTCTTTCTCATAAAACCATGTTTATCACTCTTTATATTGTTTTCCTCTTGTGTTTTGGTTCCTACAACGCCACAGCAAGGGTCGGACCGATTAAGGTTTCTGAGACAGAAATAGTTCAAACAGGATCAAGATCATCAAGACAAGAGATCATTGGGGGTTTTGAATTCAAAGGTCGTGTGTTccatttattttctaaaagggTACTTGTACCACCTTCGGGACCTTCCATGAGGCACAATTCTGTGGTGAATAATCTCAGACACTAA
- the LOC104779755 gene encoding uncharacterized protein LOC104779755, protein MGNKDKTSVWLDLNSCLIPSGYDAGLIVPGIKKMLEDLGHHGPVTITATGDLKNIPEHVLRALFSSGINVTYVPKGIKSLFQCMLEWKSSNPPPATIMIIASIYHLHNMCVATRDDEVDKAYNFVEVYARPHFQPSGLHTRAGLFWENILFDNKQEPRSHFLLEKCSETSVTMDENLPGFFANAANFPAKALKVSPHISLVKNMHPGG, encoded by the exons ATGGGGAACAAGGATAAAACGTCGGTGTGGTTGGACTTGAACAGCTGTTTGATTCCGAGTGGCTATGATGCTGGTCTGATCGTTCCGGGTATCAAAAAGATGTTGGAGGATTTAGGCCATCATGGTCCTGTCACCATCACTGCCACTGGCGACCTAAAAAATATCCCTGAACACGTCCTGCGAGCTCTCTTTTCCAGTGGAATCAATGTTACATACGTCCCAAAGG GTATCAAAAGCCTTTTTCAGTGCATGCTTGAGTGGAAAAGTAGTAATCCACCTCCAGCTACAATAATGATCATAGCCTCTATCTATCATTTACATAACATGTGTGTGGCCACAAGAGACGATGAAGTAGATAAAGCATACAACTTTGTCGAGGTATATGCACGTCCTCATTTCCAGCCTTCAGGCCTGCACACTCGTGCAGGGTTATTCTgggaaaatatactttttgatAATAAACAGGAGCCAAGAAGTCACTTTCTCCTGGAGAAGTGCAGTGAAACAAGCGTAACAATGGATGAGAATCTGCCTGGTTTTTTTGCAAACGCTGCAAATTTTCCTGCCAAAGCGTTGAAAGTTTCACCACACATCTCTCTTGTGAAGAACATGCACCCAGG GGGTTAG
- the LOC104779753 gene encoding protein MIZU-KUSSEI 1-like: MKSILANTSLDSSFSLSKRYFNWKKKKVQEDDDEEEEEEDDDYNHNEEKILTRFNFSSDPTRPDQFSTQQMMKKKKKKKTLEKIRYALGFSNSGLGFRVVGTLFGNRRGHVYFAVQDDPTRLPAVLIQLPTPTSVLVQEMASGLVRIALETAAFKTDTKKKLLEESTWRTYCNGKKCGYAARKECGEAEWKVLKAVGPITMGAGVLPAATTTAVEEEGNGAVGSEKGELMYMRARFERVIGSRDSEAFYMMNPDVSSGGPELSVYFLRV; encoded by the coding sequence ATGAAGTCAATCCTAGCCAACACTTCTCTCGActcttcattctctctttctaAACGTTACTTcaactggaagaagaagaaagttcaagaagacgacgacgaagaagaggaagaagaagacgacgattaCAACCACAACGAAGAAAAAATCTTGACCCGTTTCAACTTCTCCTCTGACCCTACCCGTCCGGATCAGTTCAGTACCCaacagatgatgaagaagaaaaaaaagaaaaagactctcGAAAAGATCCGTTACGCTCTCGGGTTCTCTAACTCGGGTCTGGGTTTCCGGGTCGTGGGTACTTTATTCGGTAACCGCCGTGGACACGTGTACTTCGCCGTACAAGATGACCCGACCCGTTTACCCGCTGTTTTGATCCAGTTACCCACTCCGACAAGCGTTCTCGTACAGGAGATGGCTTCGGGGCTAGTGAGAATCGCTCTCGAAACGGCGGCGTTTAAGACGGatacgaagaagaagcttttggaAGAGTCAACGTGGAGAACATATTGTAACGGTAAGAAATGTGGTTACGCGGCGAGGAAAGAGTGTGGAGAAGCGGAGTGGAAGGTGTTGAAGGCGGTCGGGCCTATAACAATGGGTGCCGGAGTTTTACCGGCGGCGACGACGACGGCggtggaagaagaagggaaTGGAGCGGTTGGGTCCGAGAAAGGTGAGCTCATGTATATGAGAGCCAGGTTCGAGCGGGTTATCGGGTCGAGAGACTCCGAGGCGTTTTACATGATGAACCCTGATGTGTCAAGTGGTGGACCTGAGCTTAGTGTGTATTTTCTAAGGGTTTAA